Genomic DNA from Corticium candelabrum chromosome 5, ooCorCand1.1, whole genome shotgun sequence:
GATTGTGTTGATATCATGTGGTTTCAGATTTACCCCGAAAATTGTATGGATCCTCCATCTCCTTGCCCCGTGTTTATCAGTGAGTCGAGTTTCAGTGTTTATATCCATTATATCCAATATGTTGTTTCGTAATGTTTCGTGTGTATTGTGCGAATGACACGACAGTCGTCGAGTGTCCGACTGAAGAGCATCTGCTCGAGCTGATGGACAGTGAGTTATTGAAAAAGTCAGTCGATCGATGCGACGTCAAACATGTCGTTGACATTCTGACTTCGTAGGTATAACACAACCGATGCCGACGACCTAAAGTTAGTCGTTCATTTGACACCACACGACATCTTTTCATTACCCTTATATCAACACTGGATATCAAAGTATGCAAACAGTTAAAACcaaatttgtattgtaattGTTTCCTGAAGATGACGATGTTTCCTATTCAGGTTTGACTCTGCACGACATATGATATTTAACTCATCCGTGTGTCCACAACCCGTGTGCTATCAACGCCAAGCTAAGCTCATAGCTCATTTTCAAGCCGTTGACGACAAGATGTTTATTCTACCAAAGCAGCAGTTGTTTACCCCCATTCAGTTGCACGACAACTGCATGCCTGCAGAGCCTCTGCTCAAGTTCAATTTACGTCCGGAAAAAGCAGTCAGCTTTGATCGGCAAGTATTTTATGTGTCGATTAGCTATTGAGGTTTTTAACCGGTTTCTGATTGGCAGCACTGCTTGTTTGAATGATATCGAttatgatgacatcaagaaTGTAACAAGAGAGATACCCAATGTAAAGCACATGATGAATCAAGTAACAACTGAAGGTATACAAACATATTCGTGATACGCCTTGCGTCTTGTGTGATTTGTTGCACTTTATTGTGCCGACCAGATCACTTGGACTCGAGATGCGAACGCGACGGAATCGGAATTGATATCGGCCCTGATGCCGAGTTGGTTTTCTTGGGCACCGCATCGATGATTCCGAGTAAGTATCGTAATGTGTCAGCGATGCTGCTCCGAGTGAAGTAAGAACAAACGTACGTATGTTGACTGTACGAGAATGTGTAGTAAAGCTGTTGCTTAGCAAAGATACTTCGATCTTACTGGACTGCGGTGAGGGCACGTTTGGACAGCTCTTTCGATGTTATGGTGTTCAGTTGGATGAAATACTGACGAGCATCAAGTGCATCTTTTTGTCTCATTTTCATCCGGATCATCACTTAGTATGATCACGATTGTTCACTGTGtgaattttatttaaataattgaGATTGCTTGGACCCTTGCAGGGAATTATTCAAGTGCTGCTGGAGAGAGAAAAGGCTTTCCAGAGAGTAAGTTGCTTAATAGACATTCGGCCAACAGAGAAACTTGAACATCATAAATGTGTGGGTCGTGGTCGTAGAGACTACACGTATGAGCAGAGGTGTCATtattatgacacacacacacacacacacacacacacacacacacacacacacacacacacacacacacacacacacacacacacacacacacacacacgcatgcacgcacatacgtacagacagacagacagacagacagacagacagccacaaCTGGGGGAAGCGCGGCAATGAGAAGGGAGCAAGTCAAGGAAAACAAGTACGCCCAGGAACGACTACCCGGTGGATATTCTCCAACAGTTGTGCCTCTTGTATTTGAACATTTCGGCCGTTGGGGGGAGAAAGCGTCTGAGTACTTGAGGGTCCTCTCTGCTTTGTGGAGGGATGACAATGGGCgatctaacattgctgagttcgaaacacactggagacgacgattttcgatcaagctgcagcaatgcaattcaagtgtgatctctaggaagatggcagtaatttcagctggacaaatcttgcagtgtcctgacgaatatcaatttgttttaatctAAGTGGTTAAAGGCATTCTGACccccctatggggtcatctgttgtagccttaagtgtttgttgttgatttagaggaactttacttaaagactagcttttaagctcttgatggaaatctctttggatttgaaatatatgtacttgacagacagatagacagacagacagatagacagacagacaccaagcAACATCTCTGACTTATAAGCTAGTTTTTATTGAACAGGGACATCTATGTCCCTTTACTTTACTTAATTTGCGTGTTGTTAGCAGTTGGACAATGTGAACTGTACTTATCCTttgcttgctattgtatctaacttcatttatgaaaatatactaccattgacagacagacagacagacagacacagacagacagacacagacagacggacagacacacgcacacacacaaacacacactcgtgtgcatgtgagtatgcgcgtgcacacacactcgtgtgcatgtgagtatgcgcgtgcacacacacacacacacacacacacacacacacacagacacacacagacagacagacacacacacacacacacacacacacacacacacacacacacacacacacacacacacacacacacacacacacacttaattTTGGCAATTGCTTACATTTGGCGATACATTCAGACTATGCATGGGCATTGCCTTTGTGTTGGACAAcgaataataattaattaaccaatatGCTACGACGTAATTGATCCAAGTGCAATTCTTACTCTGTGTCGTTCCTTAGCTGGGAGAGGCATACAAGCCTGCTACAGTATTGTGCCCTTGTTCCATGAGAAAGTGGCTGATTAATTATGCCAAATATTGCCAGCCATTTCGATTCAGGTTAGATCTTCATAGAGTTTGAGGTTGATCGCCATATTTATTGCTCGCTTCATCCTAGACTAATAAGCTGTGAAGAGACGAGCAAAGTCGACCATGAGTGGACTGACGTGTTTCAAGCATTTCTAGGAATGATTGAGGTGCAGTTGCCTGCCAGTATGACTACACAACGTATGCCTTAGATCTCCAATGTCGTGCACTCTGTCCAGCTTAGATGCGTTCCTGTCATTCACTGTTGTGGTGCATATGGAATTACAATGAGCCACAGGGATGGCTGGAAGTTCGTTTACAGTGGCGACACACGACCGTGTCCTGCTCTCATCAAAGCTGGTACGTTCGATAATAATCAAGTTAAAAACATTGGTTGATACAGAAACGAATTTTGACAAGAATGTGTTGTGCTACGTGCAGGCATGAATGCGACTGTGGTCGTGCACGAAGCAACGTTCAGCGACCATCTACAAGAAAATGCAATATCATGTAAccataggtgtgtgtgtgtgtgtgtgtgtgtgtgtgtgtgtgtgtgtgtgtgtgtgcacgcgcgtgtctgtgtctgtctgtgtgcatgtatctgcatgtgtgtgtgtgtgtgtgtgtgtgtgtgtgtgtgtgtgtgtgtgtgtgtgtgtgtgtgcatgtgtgtgtgtgtgtgtgtgtgtgtgtgtgtgtgtgtgtgtgtgaaaatgAAAACGATCTCAAGGCATTCAATGCAAGCGCCTGCGCTTGCAGGCAAACCACGAACATCTAAAATTTCTAAtcgcatacgtgcatgtaacaTCTTGGTGTTAGTTTTAGACAACTGTTCTAAATATGTTCTTGAAAGTTCGAGGAACGGTATCCCACTGgttgatgatgtctttgtgGATAGAACAGCTAGACTGCTGCGGTAACGTTGGCTTCATGTCTGGCATCTTTTTCACATTCTGCTGCTTCTTAGGCTGCACCAGGACTGATCGTTGCTTGTAATATAGAGAGAGACGGTAGAGTTACGGATTGTAACATCGAAATATTCAGGTTGACCATCCATGAAATCTATATGATACACATCTCCCGGTCTGCTTGAATCATAGCCTGAGCAGTTCTGTTCTGATTTGACAAGCAAAGCTTGGAATAGTACTTCACAAAGAGCATTGTGATGTTGAACGTATGTATTAAAGGATATATTGCTGCCAGAGGTGGTGTCCTTATAGAGGTAgtgctactgtactgtaatgtCTTGATTAGGGTGACACAGTCACATTGTCTTGTATTGTCCAAGCTACTGCATCCAGTTGCTTGATCAATACATTATTCTGTTGTAGTACTATGTCGGAGGCCATTCGGTGTGGGATGGATATGAAAGCCCGTCACATCATTCTCACACACTTTAGCGCTCGCTATCCCAAGATGCCCGGCCTCAGTGACATCTCCAGGAGTCACACTGCATTTGCGTTTGACCTCATGAGAGTGAGACACGAAGTTATGGTGTGATGATGCAAATAACCGTCAAGTTCTCGCTGTTGCAGATACCTCTGAATCAAATCGACCAAGCCATTCGACTCGTTCCCATGATAGATCAAATCGTCAAGGAAACGGACAGTGAGCATGCAGCATTGGATTCGAATCAGACGATAATGCTGTAAGCTTTGTGCCAACGGCCACTCAAATCGCATTTTACATTCAAATTTTACTCTAACTGCACACGTATGTACATAATATCGTCATCTGTTTACTCTACAACATGTGAGAATGCTCACATAAACATGATCTATTTCTGtaaaatacaatacacaaaGCAACTACGTAGCATTCTATACTAAAAGCATGTCCGGCATCTCTTTACAGCAGATGAATAAACATGGATCAACTCGGTGATGTGGCCCTCTGCCTTAGCTGCTGGACCTCAAACATGATACGAGCTCTTGGTCCCATCGGTACGCCCAACTGTATTAGTCGATCCTCATCCAGATACGGCAGCTCAAGCATGGTCACCTTCTCTTTCTCAAACTTTGCGGCCAATTTCTACAGAGTTGTAAAGGCACTTTAAACTTAAAGCAAAtactgtatgtttgttttcaGTGTTTTTAAATTTCGTTATTTCAGAAGCAAATACCTTTCGGTGTAACCTACGTAATTTCGGTAAGACAAGGCACAGATTTGGTGTGGCAGAAGTAGATGAGATTTTGGGTGTCATGTGAGATATCGTACCACTTGCCAACTACGTCTGGTGTCATGAACATAGTGCACCTTAGCTCTTGCTTTTGTGGGTTGCTCTACGTAAACTCATTGTTTCTGCAAGCAAGCAGTTCTCATCACTATGCACAAACTTCTGGGAGTTTGTAAAGTATCCGGGTTACTTCCAGTCTATCGGTGCCTTCTGCACGTGGACTGGCATACTAAAATGTTAGGCGTTGTCTTAATTTAGGTAAAAGTCACACGGATTTACCAACAATAAAATAACACCAATACCACTCATGACATGTCTAACAAGTGATTAGCTTTTAGGTAAGGGGGGGATGCTAGCGAGGAACATCTGCCCACAATATTATTACATTTGGTGCAGCAGGTAACAGGTGAGATAGAAGACACATGGCCAATCAAGTCAAGTTGGCTAGGAAAGCCAATTCACTGCAAACAAGTTCACACCAGAGGAATCGATGCAGTTATGATGATGGCTGGATGGAGCTCACTTGTGGCTGGCTCTAGGGTTCTGAGGAACGATGTTTGACAAAAAAAAGCATGACATGTTAAAGTCAACTGTTTTCATCACTTTGTGACTGCCACATCACATTGGCAATTTCATTCATATTAGCCAGCTAACTCCACCCAAGGTCTCTACGATACTTCCAGATACTGATTGAAAATGATGAAACCAGCAAATGTGATCTGGAAATGTCATTAATTACTGGAAGGATAAGCAGACGTCTACAACAGTTTTGATCAGTGGTTAAATGACCGGTCAAAACTAGAATGGCCAGTcaaatggtcacgtgatcaaacAAATGACCATTAGACACTGGAAACTTCGATTGAGCTTCCTGTCTCGTCGTTGGTGAATGCACATGCAACGTACCTCATAACCAAGCCTCTTGAGAAATTTCCTCAATAGTGGTGGCTCTTCTCCAAAGAACCTAAATCGCATAAACATAAGTCACTCGTACTGATGAGAACTCGAGTGTGCATGATTGCTTGCCTTGTCAACTTATCTATCTGGTGTGGACTGTGAATATCATGTAGCTGGTTGCTTATTCCTGGAAGTGATGGTGGTGATAGAAAATTGAGCTGATCCGAAGGAGCACCCGCAACACCATTTGATGGACTATTAGTCAGTTGCAGGAGCTCCGACTGCTTCTGGACCGTTCTTGTTAGAGAGTTGACTTCCTCTTGAAGCTGGTGCTGCCTGTCTAGCTGAGTAGTTAGTTTAGCACTGTTACGTGCGAGCTCGATGACGTGAGACTGAAGTGATGAGAAACGAAGCTTGAGAGCTCTAAGCAGACATTTCTTGTACTACCTGATGGAGAGATGCAAATCTCTGTTTACCTGACACGCTTCATATGACGTCGTCTGGAAGCTaacaacaagacaaaataattattgtcaAAAAGAGAAGTAAGAATGTCAGATGCTACGTTTGGCAACAAAGCCGTGCATCACTTTGGCTTGTTGGTAAAGTTGAGAGCGAAGCATATGCCGCTCCTCTTCGAAGCCTTTAATCAATGTGTCTTGTTTCAACTTCAAATCGGACACCTTCCACGCACACAATGCATAGACATAAGAAAGTATGAAAAGTCGAGAAACGTTTGGTGTTACCTCAGTCACTAGACTGGCAAGAAGACGACTGAGAATGGAATTATGATCGGATGCTAAAACAACTGGTTTTCAGTAACAGCAAATGGTTAAGTTTGGAATGCAGAATTAGGTGCATACCACAAAATTGTTGGAATAGCTGCTCGGAAGACATATGGTCTGGTGACATCGCTAGAGGCTGGACTAAACAATCAGTTTTCTCTAGACCTGGGACGGCACCAAATGTGGGCAATGGTGATGATACATCTAAATCGTCTTCATTGCCGGATGACATGCTACTGTTGTCGTGCGGCGGAGGTGCACGAGGTCGACTTTCCAGAGCtaactctgtctgtttgagGATCGTTGGTGAAAACTCTGGAATAGATGCTACAGAATCGCGATTCAAGTGCTGTGTAGCAGTATTCCAACTCAAGCCTTTCATGAATACACCCCTATGTACATTCGAAGTAACAGAAACGTCTGGTAGACTGTGTAAGCCTTGTTTCACTGCCAGTTCACCAGATGGAAGCTCGAGTCTTTCAACCAGAGGACTGGCTTGAGTTTTTTGCTTGCTGTTGTCTATATCAGTAGATTGGGGTTTTAACTCCCGCTTTTGTTGCAGCTCTCGTTGAGATCGTGAAGCTTGTACATTTCTTTTTGTTTTCCGGGGATGCTTTCCAAGCTCATATATCGGCGACGTGATAGCACGAGCTTGAGACGAAGCTCTAGAGGTTGCAGTTGGCACCGCTATAGTTTGTCTGCATGGTGTCAGAGCTTGCCGCATCGAAGGAACCAGTTGACCTAACTGACCGCCACTCTCTCCTCCATACAAATGGTGACTTGGAGACAAACTTTTTGCTCGTCTGCTTGTGTCTCTCCAGTTTGACGAAGTTGCAAGAGATAAAAATGACGGTTTGCCACTATTGTCAGATCCAGTGACAGACGATGAAGATTTAGACAAACGtctaaaagaaacaaacaaaacatagtAGCTCTATTCTAAAAAACTCCTTATCTTTACTACAGTATCTGTCTTGGTCACAGTACATATTGTATGTCACTAGAGCATTAGCTGGACTGTCAATAAATATGTACTATTCCTATGGCTTATTTATTTTTCGAGCACAGCATGTCGACTACAGTACTAGGTCAGCTTAAAATCACCCTTTCTGCAACTGCCAGTTCAACGACGAGAAATCAGCACTGTGTCGCTGTGCAGTTGCTACAGGGCTACTGCTCCAACGCTTCATCTCTTTGGATGGATCTGAGGGCTACAACATATACAATGACATCACCGATTCACAAATACAGTGTAGCGATCAACAATTCACAAACCACATATTCAGACGTCGGGATTTCATCGTCGTCGTTTTCTTCTTTATCATCATCTGCAAGCCTTATGTTAGCAGGTCTCTAGAAGAAACATttatgttatatatatatatatatatatatatatattgtattatatgTAGTTAGATGAACATAATGCTGTAAACCTGCTGATCTGAGCCAGTCACAtcaggactttgaagaagATCAAGCAACTTGTCCTCGACCATCTTCGCCTTACTATCTATGCTTACCTTCTCAACAACAGGCACACTCTAACAACATGGGTACTCTGGCATCACATTTATTGCACTGATACATATAAGTATTACTTACAGAAATTACAGTCTGAGTTTCTACAGGTAATTCGTCATGAACCCAACTTTGCTTAGTTTTCAATAAGTGTGGCTGGGACATTAATTCTGATCTGACAGGTGGTGATTGTGGTGTACTAACACCTCCCTCTCCCCAAGCTTCCTTTGAAGTCTAAAAATGTAATACAAATAGTAGCACCTACAGCATCCAGTGACCACAAATAACCAGCATCTTACATCAAGTGCACAAACAAATCACATAAAAAGTGCATACTTCTCTAAGAAACTGCATTTGTAACCCACAGTGATCAGATGCtattacaaaattaatgtcCTGGTAAACTATTTTAGTATCCAGACAAACATCCCTTTTATGCTTTTAATTATTTCCTACCTGCTAGTAAATTCAACTAGCCACACTCCAAGCTGTACAGACAATGACAATAAGGACAAATTCTTGACAGAATACACAGTACACTATAAGTCAAGCTTTCTATGCTTATTTTAACTGTTGTCTGTGAAATAAACATACAGTGTGGTGAAGTGAATCACCCCTACCATTGCTGACAAATACAAAAGTTACTCTACCTATAAGCCACGTGTTTACTGTCCCCGTGCACTATCGCACCATCACCTTGAATCGGAGCTTCAGACAATGACAAAGCGCGAGCAGCGACTTGAGATTTCCGTTTACAACATCTACAATAAACGCAAACTTTAGTTGCTTGATTCGATCGGCACACGCTATGCACGCACTCACCGTCCGCGTTGATTCCGTACAGTTGCACACTGCTCTGACTGAGAAACGTCAGACACTTGTGAACGTTGCCGATTCGATGAACGCGCAGTGCGGGCACCTTGCGCAGTCCCGTTACGATCGTCGTCGACGCTGCACGAGACATACATGTCCGATCGTTATCGCCAATTAGACAAAAAATGCACCCTCAAGCGTCACACTCGACCAGGCAAAAACTGCAAGCTGCCAATATgctaaaacacacacactcgtatCTACGCTTACTGAGAGCTTCCAGGAGAACGACGAGTGTGTATCCATCTCCCAACTGGCGCAGGTCGGTCACCGGGTCGTGTGCCTTGGCGCTCAGCACAGCGTTGAGCCACCGCAGCGCCTCCTGCAAATTGACAAAACACAATCGCAGTAACTATGGACATCGCATTGGAAACTGCACACACAGatccagacaaacacacgcaccTCGCATTCTTTGCTTGCCCACTCGCCAGAGACCGACACGTCCCTGACGTTGTCTTTGCGAGAGTAGAGATGACCGACACGACGACCACGAGGTGCACTCAGTCGGTCCTTCTTTGACTGACCGACTGCGACTGCGTCGGCAACCAGAGTCGAGTTACGGTTGCGAGTCTAGTCGATATAGTTAGCTAAGCCATGGGATGGGAATGCGCACAACGCGCTATCTGGCAAGCAGCCTTACCTCGTCAATGGAGCTGCCTGAAGCACGGCGTGCAGCCAAACGAACGCTGAGAGTATCGTTCGACAtttaaagcaaacaaatactgtagtagtcgATTTCAATTGcaatgccacgcccacgccCTTACTGTGtactggctacgcgaggctcaCCGGCTCTGCTCTAGTCCAATCTAATCCAAATCTCTGTTATAAACAATGGAGACTTAATACATGGGTGTTAGCAAGCAGATTTGAGGTGGTCGCGCTCCATTTCGCcgaaagtatgacgcggcggaaagggatctggctacgcgagactaactcGTGGGTGTGTACTATACACAgtaactaaataaatataccCATAAACAATATATTTAATCGTCTACCCGAGGTTACAAAtaagtctcgcgtagccagacctctttTCGCCGCGTCAAACTTCCGGGTAAAATGATACGCCTACCCAGCAACGTGCGCTACATCGTTCCACAatttagcgcacgctaggcAAACCACAAAATTTATTGAGCAAATTGCTTCCTAACTGTATTCCCCTAATACACGTTTGCAcgtattaaataataaaaaactctattaattaaaatactaGCAATTTACACGCGTATAGAATTATGCGGTTTGATCAATTTAGAGTTTTCAAAAAATTAGGCGATATTTGAAAGTTGGTGTGTTAAAATGAGGTTTAACTGCGTTTCTGTGCAGTAAAAATTGATGTTAccttaaattaataataaaaatgttAGCAAGTAGAACGACAAATATTATTGCATGAGCATACACTGTGCAACCTCTGTCACACAAGAAATTTATTTAGATTTCttatgtacgtatatatacCAGTATATGTAGATAGAGTTCATtccatacacaaacaatattCATTAATGCCATCTGACCAAATACTAGTACACTAGTAAAAACTATTTGTAGTTACAAAATTCTAcatttcttgtttctctttttcGGTTTCGTTTCCTCTGGTGGATTGACTACAGCAAGAATGGCTTCATCAAATACATCCTTGAGTCCCTTTTGCGTCAACGCCGAACACTCGACGAACGCTGTTGCATGCAGTTCTTTGGCCACCCTTTGACCGACTTCCGTGTAGATGGGTCTCTCTTTGTTCTTGGCAAGCTGCTGTATCTCTCTCAGATCGTTTCGCAAGTCTGTCATTGTTGCGCACAAGATGAATGGGGCCGACGGTGCGTGGTATCTGATCTCTGGAACCCACTTTTCTTTGACGTTGAATAGTGAAGAGGGTCTGACGGAAGAGTAGCAGATTATGAAAACGTCAGTCATTGGATACGAAAGAGGTCTCAAACGATCGTAGTCTTCTTGTCCAGCCGTGTCAAACAAAACAAGACTGAATGGCTCATCTTCAATGACCACTtgaactttaattaaacaatcaatcaatcattAGGTATTATGACTTTTAGCTACTAAGTATAATTACAGTCTAATACTcttaacagatagacaacgAGACCGGCAAAACAATCAACAAGTCCTAGATATGATAGTCTTTAAGGATAACTCACGTTTGATTGAAATTGTGCACTCGTCtattgacagaaagacaaacaaacagacaaacagacagaagaacgTTAACTAACAAAAACGCAtaatttgcttaattaattacttaacgcgcgttaaaagaTTAAGAAATGTAACATGCGTTATATAAactacattttacttttaggAAAAATAATAATTTCATTAATATGTTATAATATCAAAAACAAAACCCGTAGTATTATTTGCTATGTAAACTAAATATCAAAAAGCAACAAGGTAACACTGATCCTAGGTCCAGCTATTACATATCTGACAGATAACTAAGCGGAAAGACAGACGCCATACAGACAGAAGGAGAAATCTACGAGAATCGCAAAGGTAGATGACATACAAATCGACTTACCAGCGTAGTTGTCGAACACTGTGGGCACGTAGTCTTGAGGAAACTTGTTGGTCGCGTAACTCATC
This window encodes:
- the LOC134179853 gene encoding neuron navigator 2-like isoform X1, giving the protein MSNDTLSVRLAARRASGSSIDETRNRNSTLVADAVAVGQSKKDRLSAPRGRRVGHLYSRKDNVRDVSVSGEWASKECELLRLCFVNLQEALRWLNAVLSAKAHDPVTDLRQLGDGYTLVVLLEALTSTTIVTGLRKVPALRVHRIGNVHKCLTFLSQSSVQLYGINADDVVNGNLKSLLALCHCLKLRFKTSKEAWGEGGVSTPQSPPVRSELMSQPHLLKTKQSWVHDELPVETQTVISSVPVVEKVSIDSKAKMVEDKLLDLLQSPDVTGSDQQRPANIRLADDDKEENDDDEIPTSEYVPSDPSKEMKRWSSSPVATAQRHSADFSSLNWQLQKGRLSKSSSSVTGSDNSGKPSFLSLATSSNWRDTSRRAKSLSPSHHLYGGESGGQLGQLVPSMRQALTPCRQTIAVPTATSRASSQARAITSPIYELGKHPRKTKRNVQASRSQRELQQKRELKPQSTDIDNSKQKTQASPLVERLELPSGELAVKQGLHSLPDVSVTSNVHRGVFMKGLSWNTATQHLNRDSVASIPEFSPTILKQTELALESRPRAPPPHDNSSMSSGNEDDLDVSSPLPTFGAVPGLEKTDCLVQPLAMSPDHMSSEQLFQQFCASDHNSILSRLLASLVTEVSDLKLKQDTLIKGFEEERHMLRSQLYQQAKVMHGFVAKPSRRRHMKRVRALKLRFSSLQSHVIELARNSAKLTTQLDRQHQLQEEVNSLTRTVQKQSELLQLTNSPSNGVAGAPSDQLNFLSPPSLPGISNQLHDIHSPHQIDKLTRFFGEEPPLLRKFLKRLGYEKLAAKFEKEKVTMLELPYLDEDRLIQLGVPMGPRARIMFEVQQLRQRATSPS
- the LOC134179401 gene encoding cell division control protein 42 homolog isoform X1, encoding MNSIKCVLVGDGAVGKTCLLMSYATNKFPQDYVPTVFDNYAVQVVIEDEPFSLVLFDTAGQEDYDRLRPLSYPMTDVFIICYSSVRPSSLFNVKEKWVPEIRYHAPSAPFILCATMTDLRNDLREIQQLAKNKERPIYTEVGQRVAKELHATAFVECSALTQKGLKDVFDEAILAVVNPPEETKPKKRNKKCRIL
- the LOC134179401 gene encoding cell division control protein 42 homolog isoform X2, whose amino-acid sequence is MNSIKCVLVGDGAVGKTCLLMSYATNKFPQDYVPTVFDNYADYDRLRPLSYPMTDVFIICYSSVRPSSLFNVKEKWVPEIRYHAPSAPFILCATMTDLRNDLREIQQLAKNKERPIYTEVGQRVAKELHATAFVECSALTQKGLKDVFDEAILAVVNPPEETKPKKRNKKCRIL
- the LOC134179854 gene encoding zinc phosphodiesterase ELAC protein 2-like; translated protein: MAASGRVHLQVLGTCTGDTFPSIMLFTDSKRYVFNCGEGVQRFCNEHRMRLTKTRHLFLTRATWNRIGGIPGLGLTLRDIGLGFQIHGPESIIDFVDAMQPFLMYKKDFQFLTDPIWSDTVHVDPCHDDEEMTVWPVVATGHLEPRDDDDSITSLDEDSNSEESSTERDAKRRRITAKRWKPWDVTVTYICKLKPVRGKFHPEKARALGVKTADFNILASGETLTLEDGQKIYPENCMDPPSPCPVFIIVECPTEEHLLELMDSELLKKYNTTDADDLKLVVHLTPHDIFSLPLYQHWISKFDSARHMIFNSSVCPQPVCYQRQAKLIAHFQAVDDKMFILPKQQLFTPIQLHDNCMPAEPLLKFNLRPEKAVSFDRTACLNDIDYDDIKNVTREIPNVKHMMNQVTTEDHLDSRCERDGIGIDIGPDAELVFLGTASMIPSKYRNVSAMLLRVNKDTSILLDCGEGTFGQLFRCYGVQLDEILTSIKCIFLSHFHPDHHLGIIQVLLEREKAFQRLGEAYKPATVLCPCSMRKWLINYAKYCQPFRFRLISCEETSKVDHEWTDVFQAFLGMIELRCVPVIHCCGAYGITMSHRDGWKFVYSGDTRPCPALIKAGMNATVVVHEATFSDHLQENAISCNHSTMSEAIRCGMDMKARHIILTHFSARYPKMPGLSDISRSHTAFAFDLMRIPLNQIDQAIRLVPMIDQIVKETDSEHAALDSNQTIML
- the LOC134179853 gene encoding uncharacterized protein LOC134179853 isoform X3, translating into MSNDTLSVRLAARRASGSSIDETRNRNSTLVADAVAVGQSKKDRLSAPRGRRVGHLYSRKDNVRDVSVSGEWASKECELLRLCFVNLQEALRWLNAVLSAKAHDPVTDLRQLGDGYTLVVLLEALTSTTIVTGLRKVPALRVHRIGNVHKCLTFLSQSSVQLYGINADDVVNGNLKSLLALCHCLKLRFKRPANIRLADDDKEENDDDEIPTSEYVPSDPSKEMKRWSSSPVATAQRHSADFSSLNWQLQKGRLSKSSSSVTGSDNSGKPSFLSLATSSNWRDTSRRAKSLSPSHHLYGGESGGQLGQLVPSMRQALTPCRQTIAVPTATSRASSQARAITSPIYELGKHPRKTKRNVQASRSQRELQQKRELKPQSTDIDNSKQKTQASPLVERLELPSGELAVKQGLHSLPDVSVTSNVHRGVFMKGLSWNTATQHLNRDSVASIPEFSPTILKQTELALESRPRAPPPHDNSSMSSGNEDDLDVSSPLPTFGAVPGLEKTDCLVQPLAMSPDHMSSEQLFQQFCASDHNSILSRLLASLVTEVSDLKLKQDTLIKGFEEERHMLRSQLYQQAKVMHGFVAKPSRRRHMKRVRALKLRFSSLQSHVIELARNSAKLTTQLDRQHQLQEEVNSLTRTVQKQSELLQLTNSPSNGVAGAPSDQLNFLSPPSLPGISNQLHDIHSPHQIDKLTRFFGEEPPLLRKFLKRLGYEKLAAKFEKEKVTMLELPYLDEDRLIQLGVPMGPRARIMFEVQQLRQRATSPS
- the LOC134179853 gene encoding neuron navigator 2-like isoform X2 encodes the protein MSNDTLSVRLAARRASGSSIDETRNRNSTLVADAVAVGQSKKDRLSAPRGRRVGHLYSRKDNVRDVSVSGEWASKECEEALRWLNAVLSAKAHDPVTDLRQLGDGYTLVVLLEALTSTTIVTGLRKVPALRVHRIGNVHKCLTFLSQSSVQLYGINADDVVNGNLKSLLALCHCLKLRFKTSKEAWGEGGVSTPQSPPVRSELMSQPHLLKTKQSWVHDELPVETQTVISSVPVVEKVSIDSKAKMVEDKLLDLLQSPDVTGSDQQRPANIRLADDDKEENDDDEIPTSEYVPSDPSKEMKRWSSSPVATAQRHSADFSSLNWQLQKGRLSKSSSSVTGSDNSGKPSFLSLATSSNWRDTSRRAKSLSPSHHLYGGESGGQLGQLVPSMRQALTPCRQTIAVPTATSRASSQARAITSPIYELGKHPRKTKRNVQASRSQRELQQKRELKPQSTDIDNSKQKTQASPLVERLELPSGELAVKQGLHSLPDVSVTSNVHRGVFMKGLSWNTATQHLNRDSVASIPEFSPTILKQTELALESRPRAPPPHDNSSMSSGNEDDLDVSSPLPTFGAVPGLEKTDCLVQPLAMSPDHMSSEQLFQQFCASDHNSILSRLLASLVTEVSDLKLKQDTLIKGFEEERHMLRSQLYQQAKVMHGFVAKPSRRRHMKRVRALKLRFSSLQSHVIELARNSAKLTTQLDRQHQLQEEVNSLTRTVQKQSELLQLTNSPSNGVAGAPSDQLNFLSPPSLPGISNQLHDIHSPHQIDKLTRFFGEEPPLLRKFLKRLGYEKLAAKFEKEKVTMLELPYLDEDRLIQLGVPMGPRARIMFEVQQLRQRATSPS